Proteins encoded by one window of Microplitis mediator isolate UGA2020A chromosome 1, iyMicMedi2.1, whole genome shotgun sequence:
- the LOC130663041 gene encoding prion-like-(Q/N-rich) domain-bearing protein 25 yields the protein MQFNETSCEPIIGELCSKDNECKISNSQCINNRCECEAFYSPLYNKQCLPTLLGWNCEYDDDCRNLCNAICSESKQCTCRSNHVPLNDTACVPLLGEYCWNDEQCITNNSACINHTCRCNNGFIEKSNDECFTGLFDEYCDDDNDCKVLINARCFREYNKCRCKHNYVKVDKISCAPLLGEPCRYNEPCGASNSICINNQCSCRPYYGQHSDGRCLPLLLGFTCEGNTDCTKIQHAKCSKKNKCVCESNYFEFNRTTCASLIGEYCMENRDCYPINSVCDHEICKCADGFVRQSNNECLSSYLGILCDNNDDCSDVMHSVCSKNHECVCNENYIALNETTCAPLLNEPCSNDRACATLNAVCIYNKCRCKHNYLFQSNNNCIPERLKGDCNCDLDCNAIKHAKCSMDKKCVCMKNYVSVNETTCEPIKDSTCPAIERCDVTGDFCRKNCECGDLVRKYCSKNQTCICKPNYIELNGSCQPIIDGYCTENEDCIPDNSFCYLHRCRCKNNFASISNNRCRAVSLGMSCESDVDCNFLINAKCSNGKTCVCNENSTPLNKFTCTVIIGGSCLNDDYCYIENSSCVNNTCQCESPYLPASDLHCAETSSLADCSERSECRDALHMDCSINEKCVCKPHHILLADKSCGPPLGGFCWLQGQCVINNSDCIDNSCECKSGYVKVSNSLCVQSPDY from the exons atgcagtttAATGAAACATCGTGTGAGCCAATTATAGGTGAATTGTGTTCAAAAGATAATGaatgtaaaatttcaaactcacAATGTATTAATAATCGATGCGAATGTGAAGCTTTTTATTCACCTTTATACAATAAACAATGTTTACCAA CTTTGTTAGGATGGAATTGTGAATATGATGACGATTGTAGAAATTTGTGCAATGCAATATGTTCGGAAAGTAAACAATGTACTTGTCGATCGAATCACGTTCCCTTGAATGATACGGCGTGTGTTCCATTACTAGGTGAATACTGTTGGAATGATGAACAATGTATAACAAATAATTCTGCTTGTATTAACCATACATGTCGATGCAATAATGGTTTCATAGAAAAATCAAACGATGAATGTTTTACTG gTTTGTTCGATGAATATTGTGACGACGACAACGATTgcaaagtattaattaatgcCAGATGCTTCAGAGAATACAACAAATGTCGTTGTAAGCACAATTATGTAAAGGTTGATAAAATATCTTGTGCTCCGTTATTGGGTGAACCTTGTCGTTACAATGAACCATGTGGCGCGAGTAATTCAATCTGTATTAATAACCAATGTTCATGCCGACCTTACTATGGTCAACACTCTGATGGTCGATGCTTACCCC tCTTGTTAGGATTTACGTGCGAAGGAAACACTGACTGTACGAAAATACAACATGCGAaatgttctaaaaaaaataaatgcgtTTGCGAATCGAATTATTTTGAGTTCAACAGAACAACATGTGCATCACTTATAGGCGAGTATTGTATGGAAAATAGAGATTGTTATCCCATCAACAGTGTTTGTGACCATGAAATTTGCAAATGTGCCGATGGCTTTGTACGTCAATCTAATAACGAATGTTTGTCAA GCTATCTAGGAATATTGTGTGATAATAATGACGACTGTAGTGATGTAATGCATTCTGTATGCTCAAAGAATCATGAATGTGTTTGTAATGAAAATTACATTGCATTAAATGAGACAACGTGTGCACCTTTGTTAAATGAACCATGTTCGAACGACAGAGCATGCGCAACATTAAATGCTGTTTGCATTTACAATAAATGTCGAtgtaaacataattatttatttcagtcCAATAATAATTGCATACCAG AGCGTTTGAAAGGAGATTGTAATTGTGATTTAGATTGTAACGCCATAAAACATGCAAAATGTTCAAtggataaaaaatgtgtttgcATGAAAAATTATGTCTCAGTTAATGAAACTACTTGTGAACCGATAAAAGACAGTACCTGTCCTGCAATAGAACGGTGCGATGTAACAGGGGATTTTTGCCGTAAAAATTGCGAATGTGGCGATTTAGTGCGTAAATattgttcaaaaaatcaaacatGTATCTGTAAACCAAATTACATTGAATTGAATGGTTCCTGTCAACCAATTATAGATGGTTATTGTACTGAAAATGAAGATTGCATTCCAGATAATTCTTTTTGTTATCTGCACAGATGTAGatgtaaaaataactttgCATCAATATCTAATAATCGATGTAGGGCGG TTTCATTGGGAATGTCATGTGAATCGGATGTAGactgtaattttttgataaacgcAAAATGTTCGAATGGTAAAACGTGTGTTTGCAATGAAAACAGTACAccactaaataaatttacgtgcACAGTAATCATTGGAGGATCTTGTTTGAACGatgattattgttatattgaaaattctagTTGTGTGAATAATACATGTCAATGCGAATCCCCATATCTACCAGCATCTGATTTACATTGCGCAGAAA catcATCGCTAGCTGATTGCTCTGAACGTTCAGAATGTAGAGATGCGTTACATATGGATTGctcaattaatgaaaaatgtgTTTGCAAGCCACATCATATCTTATTAGCAGACAAATCATGTGGACCGCCTTTAGGTGGATTCTGTTGGCTACAAGGGCAATGTGTCATAAATAATTCTGATTGTATAGATAATAGTTGTGAGTGTAAGTCTGGTTATGTAAAAGTATCCAACAGTTTATGTGTGCAATCACcggattattaa
- the LOC130663048 gene encoding epidermal growth factor-like protein encodes MFCTRDENCDGILHSKCSKNSLCICRSNNIEINSTICAPLLGEYCVNNEKCAPDNSICIHNECRCEADYSSVSNDQCKLKILGKPCSDDSECETVKYAKCSAYYSACICTGYTIALNSTFCAPLLEGFCENNDECIRMNATCVDNKCKCKPNLVPDSNTGCRKADSPLSCLRDTDCTKFINHSLCHRNKCRCDMRYVTLNETVCAPMYNHSCQELEPCAIRNSLCIDNKCQCKHGYVYHEFKCYPSKLFL; translated from the exons ATGTTTTGTACACGAGATGAGAATTGTGATGGAATATTGCATTCAAAGTGTTCAAAAAATAGCTTGTGTATCTGCAGATCTaacaatattgaaataaattctaCCATATGTGCACCGCTACTGGGTGAATATTgtgtaaataatgaaaagtGTGCAcctgataattctatttgtaTTCATAACGAATGTCGATGCGAGGCAGATTATTCATCTGTGTCTAATGATCAATGCAAACTAA AGATACTAGGAAAACCTTGCTCTgacgatagcgaatgcgaaaCAGTTAAATATGCAAAGTGTTCCGCGTATTATAGTGCATGTATATGTACAGGTTACACTATTGCATTGAATTCAACGTTTTGTGCACCACTTTTAGAAGGGTTTTGTGAGAACAACGATGAATGTATACGAATGAATGCTACTTGTgttgataataaatgtaaatgcaAACCTAACTTAGTTCCTGATTCTAATACTGGCTGTAGAAAAG ctGATTCACCGTTGTCGTGCCTACGTGATACCGAttgtactaaatttattaatcattccTTGTGTCATCGGAATAAGTGTCGGTGCGATATGAGATATGTCACGCTGAATGAGACAGTATGTGCGCCAATGTACAATCATAGTTGTCAGGAACTTGAACCATGTGCAATTCGGAATTCTCTTTGCATTGATAACAAGTGTCAGTGTAAGCATGGTTATGTATACCACGAATTCAAATGCTATCcaagtaaattgtttttatag